The Pyrenophora tritici-repentis strain M4 chromosome 9, whole genome shotgun sequence sequence TTGGAGAGTACGGCTCCTCAAGGTGGCCATGAATACCATGGATAGAATGAAGCAAGTGGCGGAAGCAAGTATGCTGGCATGGTAGTGGTAATTGATGTGAGACGAGTCTTACTTGGCAAACTGTGTGGTTGGCCAAGTCCCTGCAATGCAGTTTTGCCCGGAGGCTGCAAGCGCCTGGCTCCAGGGGCAGAGAAAAAAAACCAAGCAAAACGGCGGTGGATAGTCGTACCACATTGCCTCTTGTGGACGTACCGAGCGTTCGAAGTGGACATTGACTTTTATCTCGATGCGGGGTGGATCTCCTAATCCCAACAAGCACTCTTCCAAGACGTGTAGCTGTCGCTTGTGGGTGCTCGGCAACTGTTGCCAATACACCAGGGCGTCAGGGATTGCCGATGCTTGTCGTGCTTGTATAGGGTCAAGGCGGTGGCGGAAAAGCCGCTTCTTGGACGTCAAGTTACCGTGGCCATGCGCTGGAAGTTGTACGGCAGCTAATCATGCACACGACAAGCAGCAATTTCCTAGCGCTTGCAACGCACCTAGGTAGCATCACGATGATACATGCAACTTCCAACAACCACAGAATGACGCCAATCGCCAAGTGTAAGCAGTAGCGGGTAGCGTTCGTATTCGAGTGAATCGCTCATTGTTTTGAGGCAATACCCATGCCCGTAGTCGACGTCACATTCGGCCAAGAAAAAGCTTCCTGGGCTCTGAGGCACGGGTGCCAAAACACGTTTCAAACGACTCGCCTGTATCGCCTTCTATTTTCTGTTCACAGGCGTGAGAGAGTTGATGTTTCTGCATGACGGTCGAGTCCGCGTCACCCGCAGCCCGTCGCGCCTTCCAATAATGAACCATGTCAGGTCTAAGCGAAACCAAAGCCACGGGTCGAGTGCTTGATCTGTGTGACTTCTAGGGGGTCTGCGGGCATCAAGCCTATTTTTTCCACGCTGTCCGATATCTGTGCGGGCACAAGTTGGTAGCGCTAGGGGCAACGCGAGTCAACCCTAGCACCATGCCATACAAGGGTCTCTGAGTAGAGGTCGATCGTCTCTGTCCTTCATAAGCCGAGACCGCCAGCTCTCATCATGACACTTTCTCTACCTTCTTTCGAAGACCTCACTCGCTTTCCCGGTTCCGGTCTCTCTCAGTGTGTTGTCGTCTTGACTTCCACTATCCACTCGCTCACCTCGATATTCTTAATCCTACCGACAAACCGACTTCTAATTTAGTAATCAAACTAGCCACATTCTTCCAGCATGCATTACACTTCTGCCCTCGCGGCCATTGCAGCCGTGACACCTCTTGTCAGCGCCCATGGAACTGGCCTCCCAAACATCATCGGATTGAACCCCAAGGACCTCAGGGCGAGGCATCTCCTTTCACGCACTGGAGCAAAGCTCATGGGAGTCGACGAGCTTATGAAGCCCAAGGTTGCCTCAAAGGTCCCTGTTCAGGCTCGCCAGGATGACCGCCAGTGCGGACAGGGTATTGGATCTTGCCCTGCCGGCCAGTGCTGCTCCTCCGGAGGCTGTATGTTTCACCATGATTAGAAACATCAATACATGCTGACAGTCCCTAGACTGCGGAACCACCGACGACTACTGCTACTCCCCTGGATGCCTCTACCAGTTTGGTCCGGGCTGCCCCGAGAACAAGACCCCAGCTGGAACCAACACCTCTACTATTGCTCGTCCTAAGCTTGGAAATGTCGAGTACGGTGGAAACGGCATCTACAGCTGCTCAACCCCTGGTACCGTCGCGATTACCTACGATGACGGCCCACAAAAGCAGTTCACTAACCACATCCTTGATGTCATGGACTCGTACAACGCCAAGGCTACCTTCTTCATCACCGgcaacaacatcaacaagGGTCAAATCGATATCACTCCCGAGTTTGTCACTGTTCTCAAGCGCATGGATGCAGCCGGCCACCAGCTTGCGTCCCACACATGGACCCATTTGGACCTCAGTGCCATCTCCAAGCAGGACCGTTACAACCAAATGATCAAGAACGAGATGGCTCTCCGCAACATTGTTGGAAAGATCCCCACCTACATGCGTCCTCCCTACTCCAGCTGCACTGCTGAGTCTGGTTGCGAGCAGGACTTGGCTGATCTTGGTTACCACGTCACCTACTTCGATTTGGACACTGATGATTACGAGCACGACGCCCCTAACCTGATTCAGTACTCCAAGGACGTCTTCATGGGCAACGTTACCAAGGGAAAGGCTGCCAGCACCCAATGGCTCGAGATTGGCCACGACATCCACGAGCAGACTGCTTACAACCTGACCGAGTACATGCTTTCGACCCTTACCCAGCTTGGATACAAGGCCGTTACCGTTGGAGACTGCCTTGGCGACCCTGCTGCCAACTGGTACCGTACTGCAGGTGGTGCCGGTACTGCCCCGCCCGTTACCCAACCTAGCTCTGCCGCAGCCCCCGCCCCCACCGGAGCAGTCAAGGTCAGCACTGACGCTACCTGTGGTGGAAAGACCGGTTTCACCTGCCTCGGATCTACCTTCGGCAACTGCTGCAGTGTCAACGGCTGGTGTGGCTCCACCGCCGACTACTGTGGAACTGGTTGCCAGTCTGGCTTCGGTAACTGCGGTAGCAACGGTGCCGCCCCTACCAAGCCAGCTGCCACCTCTAGCAAGGCGCCCGTTGCCACTGCCGCAGGCAAGGTCACCACCGACGGATCCTGCGGCGGTACCGCCAAGCTAACCTGCGCCGGAAGCACCTTCGGAAACTGTTGCTCGCAGTACAGCTACTGCGGTACTGGCGCTGCATACTGCGGCACTGGGTGCCAGAAGGCTTTCGGCAAATGCACTTAAGCATTCTGTGTGTCACTAATTCCTCATTTCTATCATCATGGCCCCCACCGGGAAAAACGGGAAACGCGTGTATAGTCCCTTGGATATAGGGAAAAGAGCATCAGGAGGTTCAAAACTGTGGTGTTTGGGTGTATTTACTATTGTGCAGCACTGAAGCAGTGTTTGTTTTGCATACCTTATATCACTTGTGTAGACGAGAAAGTCTAGTAGTTGTGCTTTATAACAACGCCGACGTAGACAATTACATTTTTTTTTCTTGACAATCAAGTATGTGCCATTCTTGTGATGTGATGCCAATAAGTATCGACCCAAACATCAGAGGTGTTTGCTTCCTGAAACTATGTAAATGCAAATCTCTAATCCCATCGGCACCAATCCAATGCCACATTCCCAAACAAAAGTTCAATATTGGTCGTTGGTGAACGACGAGGTGTTTTAGGGGTGTCAGTGCGACGACCCGTATTCGCAGCATCGCCCCTACTATAATGCTGACTGGAATATTACCTGCACGTGGCGGCCGGGTCGCTCAAATTGCGAGCATAAAGTCAATGTCTATATTGTCGCGAACAGTGTAATGGAAAGGATGTATGTGTAAAACCCTAGATACACACCTAAGGATAGTGAGGTTGTGGGAACAAAAAAGAGCAGGACTGAAGTAGATATCGTGCGAGGAAATAGGGCAAAAAGAAAAGTTCAATTGCCTTCCGCCAGAATTGAACTGACGACCTCGTCATTACTAGTGACGCGCTCTACCACTGAGCTAGGAAGGCTTGAATGAAGAAATCTTACTTTTAAAGCCAAATTATAGAAGGATATTTTACTGACCCACGATGACGATAGCCGGAAGTGATCAGATCGCAAAGCCCATGCACCAGGTACAGTGCGGTTACACGCGCCTAGCTTCCCGAGACCGGGTAAGGTGACAGCCGTCGCGCATTGTGCTTACTTTGTTGGCGCCCTAAGTGAAGCGACACAAATCAAGTCGGCGTTTGTATGTGTTTTAACCCGTATTCTTCCCGATGTTAGGTTTGAAGAACACGTAGGGCTGCTCAGGGGTTGCTGTCCGCTGACACGTTGTAGCGAACGTTGGCGCAATTTAGACCTGTGCGGCTGCACACCATCGTACATGATGTACGTAAAACAGATGCACGTGTTCGTAACTCCGACCGTCTTCCATGTCAGTAAAAGTGCGGCCCGTGAAGGAAAGGGCTTTCTTTTCAATCGGAGCCCAACTCCGTAAGTAAGCTGACTTTAAGCGTTTTGCGCGAAATGAATCAATTTCAAGCGCTTGTTGCAGTTCCTGTTTCAGGGCGCTTGTTTGCAGGTTGGCAGATGAGGTTTACATGCGATGATGCAATTACAGGCGCGTGATCCATAGCAGGAAACAAGCTGTAAATCATGCACGGGGTAGAGCCCCGAGTGTTTGTGGAGAAGGACTCTGGGGCTGATGCGTGGATCGACCACTTAAGCGCAGGCCTTTCACATGCCACCCAAACCGCCAAGGCACCAAAATAAGAAACCTGGCAGTTGAGCCTCTCCCGCAGCTGATCGCCCGCCGTCCCTTCTTCCTACACCCCTTCAAACACGATTTTTCACCACGCCGCGACACTCGAGGAATACTTTTACTGCCGGGATCGCACTCCTGGCTTCGACTACTATCTCTCCCAATATTCGAACACGACCATCTATGGGCTCTGCTTCTCCCGACGCGACCTCTTTCTTTCTCACCGCCCAGCTTACCGCAGTTGGCTCCCTGTTCCCATATAGCACGCTGAGCGAGGGACTGAACAAGACCGACGCTTCGTTCGCGTCGCTCGTTCGACAAGTAGGGGTGGGCGTTCCGCCGTGAATCCACGCGGCGGACATTAGTTTTGGGCTGCCCAAGACCGGAATTGGATGTGCGAAAAACCCTAAATTGAGTGCCCGCAGTTGCTGATCGTCATGCCCAGAATCCCGGCGCAACCGAGAGAGTGACTGCTCTATATTGTATTACCCCTCACTACCCGCTAGCATGGTTTTCGCATTCGACAAAGACGATGCGCATCTTCCGGGCAAGATGCCCAAAGATGCCGGGCCTGCCGCCTCCAACGACGCCATGTTCGCGTCTGAAAGGATGGACATGAGTCCCCCGAAACCTGTGCTTCACGTAGGCACCCCGCCGATCACCATTGTTAGCCCTATGCCCAAGCGCGCGGCGCAGCCCGACTCCGAAGGCAAACTGAAGGGACCGGACAAGCTGGACTTTGATGCTGTCTTCAAGAAGGCTCAGAAGAAcaagaaaaagaagaagaagggtCTCAAGGACGGTCTGCAGGCTACAAACGTCACTCGTGGCTTCCACACACCAGTGACTTCGGGTGGGGAGGAGTCGGACTATTCTTTCACGGCTACACCACGCTTCGGACCAGTTCGCTCTGGACTTCCTAGCGTTACTAGTAGTCCTGCGCTGCGACCGCAGTCCGCAGTTGGAGGAATCAGCAGCCTCAAAGCCCAGCTTGATGCGCTGAACCTTGCCCCGAGGAGCGACTCGCCCATGAAGGATTTCCCAGGAAGGGGTGCCCCCATGAGCAGGGTCGCATCTCATATGTCGAGCAACACCAGCATTTCTGGACAAAGTGACCGTACGGAACTGGAGAGCTACGAGATTGACCTCAATGCCGAAGATTTCAGCATCGACATGCTTTCCAAGACGTCGACTATACTGAACAACACTATGGCACGTAAAATGACTGCTGAAGACTTTGAGCCGTTGATGTGTCTGGGCAAGGGAAGCTATGGTACTGTGCTGCTAGTGAGGCAGCGAGCGACCGGACGTCTGTTTGCGCAAAAGCAGTTCAAGAAGGCTTCAATCACTGTGCATAAGAAGCTCATCGAGCAAACCAAGACGGAACGTAACGTCCTGGAAAGTGTAAACCGACACCCTTTCATCGTAAACTTCTACTATGCCTTCCAGGACCAGGAGAAGCTCTACCTTATTCTTGAGTACGCACAGGGCGGTGAGCTCTTCCATCACCTAGCTGCCGAGCGCATGTTTTCCGAAGACGTAGCAGCCTTTTACATGGCTGAAATGGTCCTCGCACTTGACCACCTGCACCGCACCGTCGGCGTCATTTACCGTGACCTGAAGCCAGAAAACTGCCTCCTAGACTCTGAAGGCCACCTCCTCCTCACTGACTTCGGCCTCAGCAAAGTCACCCTCGACGAAGACAACCCCTGCCGCTCCTTCCTCGGTACCGTCGAATACATGGCGCCCGAGGTAGTCCAAGGCCTCGAGTACGGTGCAGCGGTAGACTGGTGGTCCCTCGGCGCCCTCGGCTTCGACCTGCTCACCGGCTCACCCCCCTTCACGGGCAACAACAACGCCAAGATCCAAGAAAAGATTGTAAAGCAAAAGCTAGCCCTTCCTTACTACCTGAGTGCCGACGCTAAAGACTTGCTCACCCGCCTCCTCCGCAAAGACCCCAAGAAACGCCTCGGCTTCAACAGAGCAAAGGACCTCCAGACTATCAAGAAACACCGCTTTTTCCGTAAGATTGACTGGAAGAAACTTGAGACTAGAGAGCTGGAACCTCCGATTCAACCACTCATTACTGACCCGGAATTGGCCGAGAACTTTGCTCAGGACTTTACTGAGTTGCCGCTTAGTCCTGTGCTGAGTAAGAAGTTTGATGATGTGTTTGCGGAGAATCAGACCAATCCTTTTGGGGGGGTTCAGCTTTGTGGCTAGTCAGAGTTTGTTGGATTCGGGGGAGTGGGGGTATTAGACGAACTACATGGGTGAGGGGGGTGTTGCAGTTGTCTGTTCTGCATTTTGCATTTCCCATGGGCTTCAGGATGAGAATATGGATTTCCTTTACCTTATCGTTAGGAAGAGATGTAATAGACGGTTGTTGGATCTGTTCATCATTGCACAAACTACATCACATACAAAAGCAAACATGGATCATGCACATTTCGGATTTCAAAGTCTACTACTTATTGCGTTGTTCCCAATAGACTTTCTGTCCCTATCCT is a genomic window containing:
- a CDS encoding CDA1, xylanase-chitin deacetylase, whose product is MHYTSALAAIAAVTPLVSAHGTGLPNIIGLNPKDLRARHLLSRTGAKLMGVDELMKPKVASKVPVQARQDDRQCGQGIGSCPAGQCCSSGGYCGTTDDYCYSPGCLYQFGPGCPENKTPAGTNTSTIARPKLGNVEYGGNGIYSCSTPGTVAITYDDGPQKQFTNHILDVMDSYNAKATFFITGNNINKGQIDITPEFVTVLKRMDAAGHQLASHTWTHLDLSAISKQDRYNQMIKNEMALRNIVGKIPTYMRPPYSSCTAESGCEQDLADLGYHVTYFDLDTDDYEHDAPNLIQYSKDVFMGNVTKGKAASTQWLEIGHDIHEQTAYNLTEYMLSTLTQLGYKAVTVGDCLGDPAANWYRTAGGAGTAPPVTQPSSAAAPAPTGAVKVSTDATCGGKTGFTCLGSTFGNCCSVNGWCGSTADYCGTGCQSGFGNCGSNGAAPTKPAATSSKAPVATAAGKVTTDGSCGGTAKLTCAGSTFGNCCSQYSYCGTGAAYCGTGCQKAFGKCT
- a CDS encoding AGC family protein serine/threonine kinase domain-containing protein, encoding MKDFPGRGAPMSRVASHMSSNTSISGQSDRTELESYEIDLNAEDFSIDMLSKTSTILNNTMARKMTAEDFEPLMCLGKGSYGTVLLVRQRATGRLFAQKQFKKASITVHKKLIEQTKTERNVLESVNRHPFIVNFYYAFQDQEKLYLILEYAQGGELFHHLAAERMFSEDVAAFYMAEMVLALDHLHRTVGVIYRDLKPENCLLDSEGHLLLTDFGLSKVTLDEDNPCRSFLGTVEYMAPEVVQGLEYGAAVDWWSLGALGFDLLTGSPPFTGNNNAKIQEKIVKQKLALPYYLSADAKDLLTRLLRKDPKKRLGFNRAKDLQTIKKHRFFRKIDWKKLETRELEPPIQPLITDPELAENFAQDFTELPLSPVLSKKFDDVFAENQTNPFGGVQLCG